The genomic segment AATCAAGCAGCGATTACAGGGGAATCCATCCCTGTCCAAAAAAAATCTGGTGATAATGTATTCGCGGGCACGCTTAATGAAGAGGGTGCACTTGAAGTAACGGTTACAAAGCTTGTCGGCGATACAACAATTGCGAAGATCATCCATCTCGTAGAAGATGCGCAAGCAGAAAAAGCACCATCTCAAAAGTTCGTTGATAAATTCGCGAAATACTACACACCTGCAATCATCGTGATTGCAATTCTTGTGGCCATAATACCACCATTACTTGGTGGCGATTGGAACGCGTGGATCTACCAAGGTCTTGCTGTACTCGTCGTCGGCTGTCCGTGTGCACTTGTTGTCTCTACACCAGTTGCGATTGTCACAGCGATTGGTAACGCGGCACGTCAAGGCGTGCTGATTAAAGGCGGTATCCACCTCGAAGAAACAGGAAGACTTGACGTTATTGCGTTCGATAAAACCGGAACGTTAACGAAAGGGTATCCGGAAGTAACGGATTTCATCGTAGGTAAAGAAATCGCTCAAGAGCAATTATTAAGTGCAATCGCAGCAGTCGAGTCAATGTCACAGCATCCGCTTGCAAAAGCGGTTGTCGATTACGCGCATCATCATGGTGCACAGAAAGTCGTTGTGTCGAATTTTCAATCGGTTACCGGAAAGGGCGCTTATGCTGAAATTGATGGCATGACGACTTATATTGGCAGCCTGAGCTGGGCACAAGAACTATCTTCATTGTCAGAAGAAATATTACAGCAAGCGGCATCCCTTCAACGAGAAGGAAAGTCTGTCATGGCGATTGTCACGGGTACTGATTTTAGTGGACTGCTAGCCGTGGCGGATCCCATACGTGCGGAAAGTCGTGACGTCCTTGAACAACTGAAAAGTATAGGTATCCGTCATACAGTCATGCTGACAGGCGATCACCAAGTAACGGCAGATGCAATTGCTACTGAGCTCGGTGTTACGGATGTACGCGCCGGACTAATGCCGGAAGACAAATTAACAGCGATTAAACAATTGAGTGACGAATATGGCCGTGTTGCCATGGTTGGTGATGGCATCAATGACGCGCCTGCCTTAGCTGCAGCTTCAGTTGGTATAGCAATGGGTGGAGCGGGAACGGACGCTGCATTGGAAACAGCAGATATTGCACTAATGGCAGATGATTTAGGGAAATTACCTTATACAATGAAATTAAGCCGAAAAACATTGCGAATCATCAAAGAAAACATTATGTTTGCATTAGGCTTAAAAATTATAGCATTGCTTCTTATCATTCCCGGTTGGCTGACATTATGGATTGCCATCTTCGCGGATATGGGTGCCACGCTACTCGTTGTGCTGAACTCGTTGCGGTTGCTACGCGTTCATAAGTAAGTAGTTTCTATACGGAGGCGAATTCTAATGTATTTACAAGAGTGGACAATGGAAGAGCAGGAGCAACTTATTCATTTCATGACAACTAATACGTGGCCTTACCACGGTAACTCTGATCCGGGACGTCATTTGATTGAAAAAACAATCGAAGAGGGCGGCTATGAGTCGGATGAAGTGAAAACGTTTTGGGTGGAAAATGACGCCGGAGAAAAAGTAGGAATCGTAAAAATTTACGACTTGCAAGATGAAATTCCGTTGTTCGATTTACGTATTGCAGATATGTCGAGGGGATATGGCTACGGCCCGAAGGCTCTTCGACTTGTCGCGGAATATGTATTCGGATTGCCAGGCAAGAAAATTCGTCTCGAAGGTCATACGAGACAAGATAATCTTGCGATGCGAAAAACGTTCGAACGTGCAGGCTTTGTCAAGGAAGCACATCTTCGGAAAGCTTGGTTTTCGCCTAAAGAACATTCCTATTATGATGCAGTGACCTATGGTATTACGCGGGAAGATTTCATGGCGGGAACGACAACGCCTGTGATTTGGGAAGACGGAGAGAAGTCACGAGGTTCTGCGGCATCCCCTCGTATCCCGGATTTCGCGGAGTCATTCGAATCAGAACGGCTTGTCATTCGGGCTCCTGAACTTGGCGATGCAACAGATGCTTGGAATGCGATTAGGGCTTCATTACCTGCGCTTCGTAAGTGGATGCCATGGGCGCAACCGGAACCGGAGCTGCATATGACAGAAGAAAGCTTGCGAAAAGCAGTTGCAAATTTCATCACAAGACAAGACCTGCGCTTCCATGTTTACCATAAAGAAACCGGGAAGTTTGTCGGTTCATCGGGACTACATCGAATCGATTGGTCGATTCCGAAATTCGAGATTGGCTACTGGCTAGCTACAGAATTTGAAGGCCAGGGCTATATGACCGAAGCCGTTAAACATATTGAAAAATTTGCCTTCGAAAAGCTTGGAGCGCGCAGAGTGGAAATTCGTTGTGATGAAGAAAACATGAAAAGTCGTAGCGTCGCAGAACGTGCAGGGTTCACCCTCGAAGGAATTTTGAAACAAGATTCCTTATCCCCCGATGGTAATGTTTTACGAAATACATGCATCTATGCGAAAATAGACTAAAGAAAAGCGGAAGCGGCCCGTATAGACGCGACAGGCATAAGACGGACCGGCGACGCGGTGCTCTTCCCGCACAGCTGGTCTGGCTTATGACCCGAGCGTCTGGCCGCTGTAGCTAGACAATATAAGGAATGCAGCTTAAGTGCGCGACGTCCTGTCGCAACAGCTGCATGACCTACTTCGTGTAGGCCTAAGCTCCAGGCGCCGTCTAGCTCCGAAAAGCGCTGGAGGTCTTTCAGAAAAAGGCGTACTTTGCCTTTATCTGAAAGAATGAAGCGACTCGAGGGGCTGGCGCCTGTAGCTAGACAAGAAAAGCGGAAGCGGCCCGCATAGACGCGACAGGCATAAGACGGACCGGCGACGCGGTGTTCTTTACCCGGGAAGGATGCAGTTCAATCCTTCCTAGCTGGTCTGGCTTATGACCCGAGCGTCTGGCCGCTGAAGCTAGACACTAAAAAAGGGATGCCGACTAATGTCGACATCCCTTTCGTTACACGCTTCGTTTTCCGGAAATAAGATTGAAAATAAATGCAATAACCGCGATGACTAGAAGAATGTGAATTAGTCCTCCGCCAATCTTGAATACGAGACCTAACAACCAAAACACGAATAATGCTACAATGAGTAACCATATAATTCGACCCATGTGAATTCCCCCTTTACTGATGTATTCTATCTTTACCCCCGCCAATTAAAAGTTAAACTAGGGACGTTTGAAAAGTAGTGATTGGGAATGAGACTGGGTATACATACTGGAGGCGGTACAGTTGGCAACACCAGGTATGGAAGATTATCTTGAACAGATTTATTTGCATATCGAAGCGAAAGGCGTTGCACGTGTATCGGATGTAGCTGAATCCTTGGCGGTTCTCCCTTCATCCGTTACAAAAATGGCTCAGCGTCTCGACAAGGAAGGCTATATTGTTTATGAACGCTACAAAGGTCTCGAATTGACAGGAAAAGGGTTTTCGTTCGGAAAAAAACTTGTTCGACGTCATGATCTCCTTGAACAGTTTCTTCGCATTATTGGAGTCGATGAAGAAAATATTTATGGGGACGTGGAAGGAATTGAACATCACCTAAGCTGGAATGCGATGGATCGAATAACTGATCTGGTCGAAGCGATGGGACAAGACGAAGAATTTGTTAGAAAATTACGTGTAATGGATCAGGAGAAAGAGGTAGATAAATAATGGAACAACTAAAATCAGGTTATGCGGTGGAGTTAGAAGTGTTGGAGCAAGACGGTTCAAGATGGATATTGGGTGGCGATAGCGAACAAGAACATATTATGTTGAATGCATCTGATGCAGACGAAAACATTCAAGAAGGAGATAAAGTAAAAGTTTTCCTTTACATGAATAGACGCGGAGAGCTTTCTGCGACGATGCAGATTCCACACATGACAGCTGAGACATTTGGCTGGGCACGTGTAATACGTGTGGATGACCATGAAGGTGTTTATGTTGATATCGGTTCTTCAATCGAAGTGCTTGTGAATAAAAATGATATGCCTAAAGTGCGGGCTCTATGGCCGAAGGTAGACGATGCATTGTATATGACGCTTCGAATGGATTTGGGCGGTACTATTTTCGGCCGACTTGCTACAGAAGAACGCGTATTAGAACAAATCATTGAAGCGCCTACTTCCGTCTTTAACATGGACTTGAAGGCAAGAGCGTATCGCTTGTTACCAGTTGGTTCGTTTATGCTTAGCATTCCTGAAAATTACCGTATTTTCATCCACAATACAGAACAGGAACGTGAACCTCGTCTCGGCCAAGAAATGACTGTCCGTATTATTGGTGTCCGTGAAGATGGAACAGTGAACGGATCGATGTTGCCTCGTAAAGAGGAGCGTCAGGGAGACGATGCTGAAAAAATCCTTCGTTATTTGAATGAAGCTAAGGGACGTATGCCCTTCACGGATAAATCAACACCTGACGAGATAAAAGAAATGTTCAATATGAGTAAAGCATCATTCAAACGTGCACTTGGTAAACTCATGAAAGAAGGCAGAATTGAACAGAATGATGGATGGACATTGTTGAAATAATACCGAAGTTCGGGAACCTTTATCAACCGGGAATCGTATTAATTCCTAGAAAGAGGGGGAATCAACATGAAACGTCTACTGACAATAATGATGGCGGCTGTACTGGTAATCGGAATCACGGTTCCGGCGACCGTACATGCAGAAGATACAGTCATCAATGAAAAACTAGGTGTACCAATCGTTGTTTACGGTGCAGATTTATCAGACGCAGAAAAAGAAAGTGTGAAGAATAGTTTGGGCGTTGCACAAGAAGCGGAAGTGGAAGAAATATCCGTTGATGGCAGTGACCTTGTGAAATATATTAAAGATGGCAATGGCAAGGCACGTATGTATTCTTCAGCTAAAATCACGAGGCAGGAAGAAGGCAAAGGGCTTGTCATCACGATTGTTACACAGGATAATATTACACAGGTGACACCAGAAATCTATGCAACGGCAATGTTAACGGCCGGAATCGAAGACGCAATTGTCGAGGTAGCCTCACCGAAAAAAGTGACGGGCCATTCCGCGTTAGTTGGAATATACAAAGCCTATGAAGTGACTGGTGAGAAACTTGATACAGAGCGGACTGATGTCGCAAATGATGAATTGAATCTTGCGACGAAGTTTGCGAAAGAACCCGGTGTCGATAGTGACAAAGTAGCCGAGCTTCTAACGGAAATTAAAAAGCAAATCGCAGAGAAAAATCCGGCGACAAAAGAAGAGGTTGAGAAAATTGTCACAGAGCAAATGAAAAAGCTTAATATTAATTTAAGTGATGCGGATCGGCAATTGCTCATAGACTTAATGGACAGAATTAGAAATTTAGATATCGATTTCAATAAATTATCTGAGCAATTATCGGATATGACATCGAAAATAAAAGAAACACTCGGTGATATTGATCCTGGCTTTTGGGAAAGTGTGAAGGAGTTCTTTGCGAACCTTTTCGAATCCGTTCAGTCTTGGTTTAAGTAATCGGGAAGTAAAATGTTGTATTATGAAGGAGAATTTATTGAAAAGGGGTAGTTTAGATGGAATTCGAATTTGTTGAATTGGGCGGGGATGCATTCGCGTTCCGTTATGAACAAAATGGAGCGATGCTTGCAGAAATTACATGGACAATTCTTGGGGATGTGATGGTGATGGATCATACATTCGTTTCACCTGAACTCCGAGGACAAGGCGTTGCAAAAAAAATACTGGACCGTGCAGCGAGTTATGCGCGTGAACAAGAGTTAAAAATGGAGCCTGTCTGCTCGTATGTTGTAACAGCTTTTGAACGCTACAAAGATTATGATGATGTAAAAGTGTGAAAAATAATAAAAGGCAATCCATTTAGTTATAAAACTAAGGATTGCCTTTTATATTTCACGCGGTAAAATTCGATTCATTCAAATCCCTCACAATAAAGTAATTAAGTACACTATACTAGTTAATACAGTAGCGCCGGCGACAGTATACATCATGTCGGCTTGACTGAAAATCAGTTTCTTCTCCATTTGTATCGTCCCCTTTCCTAATTTGAGCTATGATGCCTGCATATATACAGAATACCCGTTCACTATTTAATGAAACATCTTTGTCATGTTATTGTTTGAAAAAGTGAAACCTATCCTTCAGTTGAACGTATAATCATATATAGAGATTAAGAGAGAGGTGTATTTCATGAGCCGTACAGCGGAAAAAGTATTATCGATTTTAAGTGTCGTCTTGACGGCAATAGGTGTTTTTGTCAGTTTCGCAGCCCTGGCTTTATTTAACTATTTGAAATCGGACACGTTGATTAAAGAAGAGTTCGAAGCTGAAATACTGTTGGCAGATCCGACATTAACGCCTGATCAAATCGAAATTATCTATGGAGTATTTGGAATCGTAGGTGGGTTTATGTGGTTAATTATCATCAGCTTAATTGTCAGCTTGATTTTGACGGTAATTGGAATCGTGAACATTTGGAACAATAAAAATCCTAAGCTTGCCGGGATCATGTTCATTATCGCCGGTTTGACTGCTGGGATTATTTCGTTGACTTCGATTCTTCTGTACATTGCTGGGATCCTTTGTTTTACCAAGAAACCACCACTAACACAGGAGTCGCAGGTCGTGGATGATAAGTATGATGGAACAATGAGACCTTTATAATAATGTAAAAAAACCCTTTCCTCCAATTGGAGGAAAGGGTTTTTGGTTTTTTAGTACAAGGCAAGTGCTGGGGAATGAATACAAAATACATATTGGGCTGTTACTACAGGGTAACCCTCGAAATATTCTTCAAAGACATCAAGTAACTCAAAGCCTTGTTTCTCATAAAAGGCTCGTCCAACCGTATTGCGTTCGTCTACATAAACAAATAATTTCTGTGCGTCTGAAAGTAACGACAGAGAGTATTCAACTAACTTTTTACCATAGCCCATTTTCTGATGCGATGGTAAAATATACATAGCAGTCAATTCAGAATCGCCATCTTCATCTTTTTTCGTGAAACTGGAAAAACCGATAGGAATACCTTCACATTCGGCTACTAGCACATACGTTTTCTCCATGCGCTTCAATAGCATCGCTTCTGAGTAGGAGCGATTGATAAATTTCTTTTGGATTTCTGCTGGAATAATATCTTTATAGGTTTCGTTCCAAGTCTTAAAAACAATCTGTTGAACGTGCATACTATCCATGGCAGTCATTAGTCGGATCATTGCACTGTCACCTCTGCATTTCTTTTTGTAATCATAACAAATAACTTGGATGAAAACTACCAATGTAATGAAAATGATATATATGGGAGAGATGCTGGATGAAGTGGACTTATAACGAATTTGGGGAATTAAGCGGTCATGAAGTATATGAAATGTTGAAGTTACGTGTTGATGTATTCATCGTGGAGCAAAATTGCGCGTATCATGAAGTTGATGGTCATGATTACGATGCAATTCATATATTCTGTAGCGATGAGGAAGGACTAGCCGCTTATGCACGGCTACTTCCGGCTAGTGTGAAGTATATGGAGCCATCTATTGGTCGGGTCATCATCAGAGAGGACAAAAGGGGCACAGGGCTTGCACATATTCTTATGGAACGAAGCGTTGACTTTACGAAGAATCGTTGGAAACCTGAAAAAATTCGATTGCAGGCCCAGCATCATCTTGTTGGATTTTATGAGAAGCATGGATTTAATGCAATTTCGGAGCCTTATGAAGATGGTGGAATTCCGCATGTGGATATGATTTTATCGATCGTATGAAAATGAAAGTTTCTAAACTGGCAGATGAGGGTATACTATCTGTATAATACATTTTTCATTAAATCTGGGAGGAATGATTTTAATGGGTCGTAAACGAAATAATAATTTATTACTTGCAACGATGGCGGCGGGGGCTTATGCCTACTTTAGTAAAAAAGAAAATAGGGATAAGGCACAAGTGGCTTTTAGTAATATGAAAACAAAAGTTGATTCATTCATCGAATCACAAAAATTGAACAGATCTCCCGAAACTAAAGTCGGTCATTCGGATCCATATGATCTTCAAGATAACAAAATGGTAAGTGAAGGTGCTCAAACAAGCGTCCATTATTATAACCAAGAAATTGAAGATGATGTGAAGATGACTCCTGAAACAGATGGACTCTACCATAAAAAAGAACAAAACGAATCAGGCGCGGAACAATCCATCAAATAAAAATGTAGTACGATACCAAAAACACTTCCTACATGGAAGTGTTTTTTTTATTAAATTATGTTAGGGATTCTTGCATTTTGGTATTGAGGGAAGAATGAAAAATATATACGACAGGCAACAACCCAGAAGCTCCTCCAGGATTCTACTCGTGAAGACGGAACAGAATGAAATTTATGAAGTACATACGAAAATTTTGTGCTCTGGAAGAATCTCAATACTACCTATGTTTTCCTGAAAATAAAATTCCTGATATATCTGAACGATTCTATTTTGTAATCAAAGTTATTTCACACGCATAGATAAAAAATAAACCGGTCAAACACCTAGGCAATTCCGAAGAGATCTGACAGGAGATTATTTTCGTTACTCCATTACTGGGGAAGAAAAAATTTTCCGAACGGTCAATCGTTGTAATTTGAGGACTAGGTAAGGTATACTTTTTAATAGTTTGAAATAGTGAAGGTGAATCTAATGAAGAAGAAAATTGGATTAGTTACGATGTTAATGACCACTGCCGTTTTTCTAAGCGGTTGTGCAGGCATCGAGAACAAAGAAGGTACATTTTATAATCTTTTCGTTAAGCCGATGGATTGGTTACTGCATTTTTTCAGTGATTTCTTCAATGGGAATTACGGCCTGTCGATTATACTCATTACGGTATTAATCCGGTTGGTCCTAATGCCGCTTATGCTGAAAAACTATAAGTCGCAACAGAATATGAAAGTTAAAATGGATGCGCTCCGCCCTGAGATGGAAGACATTCAAAAGCGTTTGAAAGAAGCAAAAGAAAAAGAACAAAAAGATGAGCAAGTGAAGCTTCAGCAAGAAATGATGGGACTTTATTCGAAGCATGGTGTCAATCCACTTAATATGGGTTGTCTTCCGTTAGTCATCCAGATGCCAATCATCATGGGTCTCTACTTTGCTATCCTCAATTCTACTGAAGTACAAACACATGAGTTTCTTTGGTTTAATCTCGGAGAGCCGGATATGATTATGATGGTTCTTGCTGGTGCAGTTTACTTCGTCCAAGCACGTGTATCACTATGGACAATGCCGGAGCAGCAGAAGAAACAGATGAAAGCATTTATTTACTTATCGCCAGTTATGATTATGTTCATTTCATTCAAGGCGATGGCAGCACTACCCCTTTACTGGGCAGTTGGGGGACTTCTCCTTATCTTCCAAACGTACTTAGGCCGCAAGTTCTATTACAAGCATCCTGAACTGGTTGTAGAAGATGCTGAAGAGGTTATAAATGCTGAAGAAGTAAAAGAAGTAAAAGAAGTAAAAGAAGTAAAAGAAGTAAAAGAAGTAAAAGAAGTAAAAGAAGTAAAAGAAGTAAAAGAAGTAAAAAAGATAGACACTAAAGACGATAAATGAAAGTAGGCTGGAGAGAAATCTTCGGCCTTTTTTCTGGTCAGATTACAGGAATCAGATAATGGTCAACATATGTAGATTACAAGGCATAGGAGGTTATCGATGTGCAGACTAAATGGTTATTTGGAATCGGGATTGTAGCAGCCGCATTAGCTTCGGTCTATTTCATCATCAAGCTCGACTTGAACAACGCTGTTTTGTCGATGGTGGCTCTGTTTTCATTGACGAATGGGGCTCGGGCAAAATCATTTCGTGAGCAGGGGATGGTACGCGAGTCGAAATGGATGTTATGGATGTCTATTTTTTTCGGAGGCGCTTTTGTAGTGTTGCTCATATTTAATATTGTTAGGTAAGTTGAACATATGATTAACTATATATGTTGAATGAGTGATTCTATATAATCTCCAGCGAAGGCGTCCCCTAGCGTTGTTGGTAGGATTCTTTATTTCAACACATATAGGTAAAGAAAAGACGCTTACCGGGAACTGAAATTTCCGGTAAGCGTCTATTCTATTAATAGGCATATTTCTTTCTAGTCATCAGCACGATGATGATAGCTGGAATAGAACAAATAATCATACCGAGAAATGCGAGTCGTGGTGAAACGTCATATAAGTAACCACCTAAAAATGTCAGGATTGCGGTGCTCAGGCTCATCGCGAATGCTGCATACATTCCTTGTGCTGTAGCAAGTTGATCATGGGGCAGTTTTTGAGAAATGAATTTTATGAACGCAAAATGGGCTACACCAAACGACAAGGCATGGAGTATTTGAGTACCGATGAAAACAGATATGTATGGAAACAAAGCAATTAGTATCCATCTTACCGTGGATCCGATTCCTGCTATGAGAAACATCGTGGAGACTTTAAGGTTTGCAAGCAATCGATCAGCACGTGTAAAAAACAATATTTCAAATAACACTGCTATATTCAAGATAATCCCGATATAAAGACCATTAACACCAAGATTATCTAAGAAAATGAATCCGAAGTTATAATAGGACGCATGCGCCCCTTGTAAAAGGATGGCGAGTAGCAAGATGATTGCAAATTCTTTGGACGTCAAGAGCGATTTGAAATTGATGGCTTGTTTAGTAGTGTCATCATGAACTGGATTTAATTGTAAAGCTTTTGGTGCTGGTCGCATGAAAAATAATGTTAAGATAGTTAACCCAACAATCATTATGTAAAGGATTGCTTGCTCAGTCCAAATAGCTGTAGCTGCTCCGATTAATAACAAAGCAATAGTGTAGCCAATTGATCCGAACGATCGGCTCTTTCCGTAATGAATTCCTTCTATCTGCATTAAAATAGACGCGCCGCTTTCGACGGCAGGCAATATCATCGGATAGATTGCACTGAATAGAACGGTAATAATAAGAAGTACGATGAAAGGTGAGTCTGGTAAATAGAGGAGCGTTAAAATAAGTGCTGTAAGTGAAATCCATTTCATCACACGGATCATGGATATTTTTCGAGTCAGATACGGGAAGATAAGGAATGTGGATAACGATCGTGCAATCATTCCAGCACCCATAATAAAACTTGCTGCTGTTACGGATAAACCTTTTTCAATTGTTAGCCAGCCAGTCCAATAGGGAAGAAATACGCCCCAAGTAAAGAAAAAAGCGAAAAAACTCATCGAAAGCCATCTTTGGTTCTTCATCCTATCGCTCCCTTGCAAACTATTCAATAATCGTGAAATTAAATGATAGCATACGCAGACCACAAAGAAAAATGATGGTAGACTATACATATATATTGAGAAGGTAGGCTTATTGATGAAACGAAAAAACAACTATACCAATAAGAAAAAAAAGGGTAAAGCTTTAACAATCACTTTAATTATTTCCGGCTTCATTATGACAGGACTCCTAATTGGACTTGGAATGAATGACTGGGATGTAGAAAAAAGTATTAAAAAAGGGCAGGAAGTCATTGGTATGTCTGTTGCAAATGGGGATGAGGACGCAGCCCACGAAACAGAACCAACCGAACTCCCTGACCTTGTAGAGCAACCCGATGCTGATGAAACGAAAGAAGAGGACGAACCCGGGAAAGTGCAGGAGGTTACGCCTGAATCTCCATCCAAACCAACAAAAAACAACGGTGCAGGATCTGGTACTGAAGTGAAGCCGAATTCAGCGATTGACAACGGAGGATATATCGAAGGTCAGACGCTTCCTAAAGAACCGAAGTTTGTAAAAGGGATTTTACTCGCCAATAAAAAGTATCCTCTTCCGGCAACATACGCACCTGGAGAAGACAAAAAAGCGCGTGGCGCATTTGAAAGAATGGCGGCAGAAGCGAAACTTACAGGTTTTAATCTCAATGCATTCAGCACCTATCGCTCGTTTGAATACCAGACGACACTTTACGAGAGATATGTTGCTCGTGATGGTGAGAAAGCGGCTGATACCTATAGTGCACGCCCGGGTTATTCGGAACATCAAACAGGGCTGGCATTCGATATTGGTGAAGTGAATTTCGAACAGCACTTTGCTTCATCATCATTTGGGGAAACGGAAGCAGGAAAATGGGTGGCAGCAAACGCTCACCGATTCGGCTTCGTTATGCGCTATCCAGTGGGGAAAGAACAGATTACAGGATATATGCATGAATCTTGGCATTTCCGTTATGTTGGTCTTGAAATTGCGGACGAAATTTTCAAGAAAAATCTTACGTTAGAAGAATATTTAGGGGTCCAATAAACACATAAGTGACTCATATTTTCATAGAACAAAAGGGACGTACCGTTTTAGCGGTGCGTCCCTTTTGTTCTATGAAAAGAAAGTATTTAGGTCGGTATTTAGACTCCAGACATCTTGCGCTTTTCTTAGTGTCTAGCTTCAGGCGCCAGCCGCTCGACTTATGCCTGTCGCGTCTAGCGGGCGTATTAAGCCTTTCTTATATCATAAAATTGGTGAAAGTAGTCTTGAAACTGATTCTTTTAATTTAATGAGACGAGAACGTTCCAAATACATTTCATAGGTTAATTCAGTCGATAATTGCATATCCTGTTCGAAAAGCTCAGCTAATTCATGTGATTTTTCACGATCATAAATGAAGGCGTTGACTTCAAAATTCAATTTGAAGCTGCGGACATCGATATTGGCAGTTCCG from the Sporosarcina psychrophila genome contains:
- a CDS encoding heavy metal translocating P-type ATPase, translating into MATVEKKEYRLENLTCASCAMKFEKNVKNLPSIEDVQVNFGASKLAFSGSATIEDLEAAGAFDGIKVVPLQNKKIEPKTSFFKRKENLVTLFSLLFLLIGMYVSFRYAETHPAAIALFAIAIVIGGTSIFKTGLRNLVRFEFDMKTLMTIAIIGAAIIGEWREGAVVVFLFAVSEALEAYSMNKARQSIRQLMDIAPPSALVKRGETFMELPTEDIIVGDILIVKPGQKIAMDGAVLTGSSTVNQAAITGESIPVQKKSGDNVFAGTLNEEGALEVTVTKLVGDTTIAKIIHLVEDAQAEKAPSQKFVDKFAKYYTPAIIVIAILVAIIPPLLGGDWNAWIYQGLAVLVVGCPCALVVSTPVAIVTAIGNAARQGVLIKGGIHLEETGRLDVIAFDKTGTLTKGYPEVTDFIVGKEIAQEQLLSAIAAVESMSQHPLAKAVVDYAHHHGAQKVVVSNFQSVTGKGAYAEIDGMTTYIGSLSWAQELSSLSEEILQQAASLQREGKSVMAIVTGTDFSGLLAVADPIRAESRDVLEQLKSIGIRHTVMLTGDHQVTADAIATELGVTDVRAGLMPEDKLTAIKQLSDEYGRVAMVGDGINDAPALAAASVGIAMGGAGTDAALETADIALMADDLGKLPYTMKLSRKTLRIIKENIMFALGLKIIALLLIIPGWLTLWIAIFADMGATLLVVLNSLRLLRVHK
- a CDS encoding GNAT family N-acetyltransferase — encoded protein: MYLQEWTMEEQEQLIHFMTTNTWPYHGNSDPGRHLIEKTIEEGGYESDEVKTFWVENDAGEKVGIVKIYDLQDEIPLFDLRIADMSRGYGYGPKALRLVAEYVFGLPGKKIRLEGHTRQDNLAMRKTFERAGFVKEAHLRKAWFSPKEHSYYDAVTYGITREDFMAGTTTPVIWEDGEKSRGSAASPRIPDFAESFESERLVIRAPELGDATDAWNAIRASLPALRKWMPWAQPEPELHMTEESLRKAVANFITRQDLRFHVYHKETGKFVGSSGLHRIDWSIPKFEIGYWLATEFEGQGYMTEAVKHIEKFAFEKLGARRVEIRCDEENMKSRSVAERAGFTLEGILKQDSLSPDGNVLRNTCIYAKID
- a CDS encoding lmo0937 family membrane protein, whose translation is MGRIIWLLIVALFVFWLLGLVFKIGGGLIHILLVIAVIAFIFNLISGKRSV
- the mntR gene encoding transcriptional regulator MntR; protein product: MATPGMEDYLEQIYLHIEAKGVARVSDVAESLAVLPSSVTKMAQRLDKEGYIVYERYKGLELTGKGFSFGKKLVRRHDLLEQFLRIIGVDEENIYGDVEGIEHHLSWNAMDRITDLVEAMGQDEEFVRKLRVMDQEKEVDK
- a CDS encoding S1 RNA-binding domain-containing protein, whose product is MEQLKSGYAVELEVLEQDGSRWILGGDSEQEHIMLNASDADENIQEGDKVKVFLYMNRRGELSATMQIPHMTAETFGWARVIRVDDHEGVYVDIGSSIEVLVNKNDMPKVRALWPKVDDALYMTLRMDLGGTIFGRLATEERVLEQIIEAPTSVFNMDLKARAYRLLPVGSFMLSIPENYRIFIHNTEQEREPRLGQEMTVRIIGVREDGTVNGSMLPRKEERQGDDAEKILRYLNEAKGRMPFTDKSTPDEIKEMFNMSKASFKRALGKLMKEGRIEQNDGWTLLK
- a CDS encoding DUF1002 domain-containing protein, coding for MKRLLTIMMAAVLVIGITVPATVHAEDTVINEKLGVPIVVYGADLSDAEKESVKNSLGVAQEAEVEEISVDGSDLVKYIKDGNGKARMYSSAKITRQEEGKGLVITIVTQDNITQVTPEIYATAMLTAGIEDAIVEVASPKKVTGHSALVGIYKAYEVTGEKLDTERTDVANDELNLATKFAKEPGVDSDKVAELLTEIKKQIAEKNPATKEEVEKIVTEQMKKLNINLSDADRQLLIDLMDRIRNLDIDFNKLSEQLSDMTSKIKETLGDIDPGFWESVKEFFANLFESVQSWFK
- a CDS encoding GNAT family N-acetyltransferase; amino-acid sequence: MEFEFVELGGDAFAFRYEQNGAMLAEITWTILGDVMVMDHTFVSPELRGQGVAKKILDRAASYAREQELKMEPVCSYVVTAFERYKDYDDVKV
- a CDS encoding DUF4064 domain-containing protein, which translates into the protein MSRTAEKVLSILSVVLTAIGVFVSFAALALFNYLKSDTLIKEEFEAEILLADPTLTPDQIEIIYGVFGIVGGFMWLIIISLIVSLILTVIGIVNIWNNKNPKLAGIMFIIAGLTAGIISLTSILLYIAGILCFTKKPPLTQESQVVDDKYDGTMRPL
- a CDS encoding GNAT family N-acetyltransferase, with product MIRLMTAMDSMHVQQIVFKTWNETYKDIIPAEIQKKFINRSYSEAMLLKRMEKTYVLVAECEGIPIGFSSFTKKDEDGDSELTAMYILPSHQKMGYGKKLVEYSLSLLSDAQKLFVYVDERNTVGRAFYEKQGFELLDVFEEYFEGYPVVTAQYVFCIHSPALALY
- a CDS encoding GNAT family N-acetyltransferase, with protein sequence MKWTYNEFGELSGHEVYEMLKLRVDVFIVEQNCAYHEVDGHDYDAIHIFCSDEEGLAAYARLLPASVKYMEPSIGRVIIREDKRGTGLAHILMERSVDFTKNRWKPEKIRLQAQHHLVGFYEKHGFNAISEPYEDGGIPHVDMILSIV